atacatgtatCAAAACCAACACGGAGCCATGCACAGCTAGACAGAGGCAGTAAAAATGGTGAACTTATGTGTTGTGCATTTTACCACCACTAAATATGTAAGTGGAATTGGCTCTGTTGAGTGGTGCGATATGTCAAGAATTACACCATGGAAGAAAATGTATGAATGTGGGAAGATAGGCGGAGAGCCAGACACACCGGATCCGAAGCCAGCGTTCGGCTGGACTGGGGCTGCCACTTATTtgcagttttgagacagggtctgcgTATTCCAGAGTGATATCAGAGTTGCTCTGTTGCTGGAGATGACTTCGAAATTCTGACCCTCCAGCCCCCGTCTCCCTGCTGTGGTCACAGATACATGTCACTGtgtcctgcattttttttttaaaaaaatgggggtgTCAGGCTAGTCTGGAAGGGAGAGAACTGTGGCTAATGCTGAAGATGTGCTCAGGAAAGTTTTGCCATAGGACTTGGGATGGCTCAGTCggaaaaatgcttgccttgcacgCCTAAGGACCCAGGTTCCACTTCCTAGCACTCATGGAAAAGCtcagtatggtggcacacatctgggACCCCCGGCACTGAGGAGTCAGACACATGAGCTCATTGGCCAGGCAGCTGGCCAATCAGTGAGCCTCAGGCTCAGTAAGTGGGCTGTCTCCAAAAGTAAGGTAGGAACAGACGAAGGAAGACAGCTAATACTGATACTGACCTGTGGCCTCCATGCTGACATGTCGTGGACACATGTGCGCATAGAcactgcacacagagacagagagacaggcagacggatggacaggtggatggacagacagtgCGTGTATTTtgggtcaggggctggagagacagctgcgTGAgcagctcttccaaaggaccctggctcccagaacccacacagcagctaACAGCTGTCTATAACTCAAGTCCCAGGGGAATCTAAAGCCTTACAGTCCCCATCAGCACAGCATAcattgtgcacagacatacattcggGGCAAGAccccatacaaataaaaattaaacaaacttcAATGCCAGGCCATTAGCATTCACCTTTTGCAAGCGGGGAAACTGGGGCTAAGAGGTGGCGCAGGGCTTGGAGGCTTGGAGTCTCCTCCTGTCTGCCCCATTGCAGGCTGGTGTCTGTGGTGAGCACGTTCTTGCCTTTTCCCCTCCGGATGGTCCTGGGCGGTAGACAGGTGGCTGTTGCGTCTCAGAGGCATTAAGCACGGTGCCTGTGGTGTCTGTTGCAGGCTGTTGATGGAGAAGTGGGCGGATGACAGCCGGGACTGTGGTCATCACTGGGGGCATCTTGGCAACTGTGATCCTCCTCTGCATAATCGCTGTTCTGTGCTACTGTCGACTCCAGGTACTCccgaggggtggggaaggagaccAGGTACTCccgaggggtggggaaggagaccGGGTACTCccgaggggtggggaaggagaccGGGTTGGAGCGGGGCCTGAAGGGTGACTCTGCAGAGGGAGTCATCTGCCAGGATCCAGGATAGAGTGCAGGAGGATACAGCCAGACTTCAAGGGAGACACTCTGCAGTGGGGTCGGAGTCTGTGCTGTTCAGTGGCCCAGCTATGCAACTCACTGAAGGCTTTGGCTGAGGTCCAGAGACCACCAAGGACTTAGCCAGGGACACACAGCCCTCCAGGATGGCAACAGTGAACAGTGTGTTGTCTGCATATCCTTCGCCACCCGAGCTGTAGAGGTTCTCGAGGTCCCATGTCTTCCCAAGGGCAGGGGAGAAACCCGTGTGCAAGGCACACCCAGTGCCTGTGGCTCAACTCTAGGATAGGACGTGGCTTACCCATCTTTGCCCGCCTTTAGGTTTCTTACCCATTTGTGCCTTGGTTTCTCTGCCTGCGAATCAGAAGTTAGAGCTACTTTCAGCTGTGAGGGTGACCTCACAGGGTCACCTTACTGCAGGGACCTCAGCCCTGAGTGGGTGGGGGTAGACGCCGGGTGGTGCTGGAGCAGGTGGGGGTGACCGAGAAGGGCCACCTTGCAGCGGACACTGGTGGGAAGTGCACTGTGGTCACCTGGCCCTCTGCCCACAGTATTACTGCTGCAAGAAGGACGAAtcggaggaggacgaggaggagccCGACTTCGCTGTGCACTCTCACCTGCCGCCCCTTCATTCCAACCGCAACCTCGTGTTGACCAACGGGCCAGCTCTCTACCCGGCTGCCACCACCTCTTTCAGCCAAAAGTCCCCGCAGGCCCGTGCCCTCTGCCGCAGCTGCTCCCACTACGAGCCGCCCACCTTCTTCCTGCAGGAGCCAGAGGATGACGACTTTGAGGGCGTGCGCAACGGCGGGGGCCGCGTGGCCTACAAAAGCATCAGCCAGGAAGATGTGGAGCTGCCGTCCGCGAGCTTCGGGGGCCTGCAGGCGCTCAACCCCAACCGCCTCTCTGCCATGCGGGAGGCCTTTTCCCGAAGCCGGAGCGTAAGCACTGACGTGTGACGGGCCTCTATCCTGCTGAGGCACCAGGCCCTGGGTCCTGAGATCATGACAGGATACCCGCGGCACACCCCAGCCCCATCTCCAGACCTCTGCTCAGCCAGTCTTCCCTGTATCCTTGTCCTAGGGGCTCCGGGAATGAGGAACCCCTGGGCCCTCTACAAGGataaagccagatgtggcagcTGTGAGTAGGGACAGCTGTCACAAGGAGGGAGGCAAGGGACAGGAGGGTAAGGTAAGGCTGCGTTGGGGCCCAGGGGCCTGGTCCTATTTCCAGGAAGTGAGAAGATGGATACTGTCTCTAACAATTTGTCTGTCTCTGGCTTCATGGTCTTAGCTGTCAGTCCCTCCCCAGGCCTCGGGCTTCCTACCTGCTTAAGGGAGCAGTGGTCTCACCGGTTGCCAGTGACCCTACAAGCATGAACCTTCCTTAGAGACTGTGGACCAAATAAATATTCTGTTCCTTCACCCcatcttctcccctttcccatccttctccccaccctctcttcaTTCCTTCTCCGAGCCTCTCTGCCTCAGGCCCCTGAACCTAGATACCAAGCATCTGCCCCAAGATTGAGATGCCCATTGCTCTGGCTTCCTCAAGATGGACAAGTCTCCCTGTGAGGAGGGAGAGTGTAGGAGTCATAGTGGACGTGGACGCTTGCTCTACCCAGTCTGCTCTTTCCTGAGAGAAGAGGCGTACGCACAGAGGCCCCTGCTCTGGGAGGGTTTGACACTAAAATTTACACATCCGGCGCTTAGCCCTAAAACCCATACATCTGACAGACACATCCAGTGAGGTTGCAGAAGCACTGGAGGTGACCCGGCTATGCACTAGAGGTCTCAGGTGTTGACTTACCGTGACTCTTAGGCAGACCAGCCCATCCACgggcttccctccccatgcaTGTAagttttgggggggtgggggactggCTGCAGAAAGCcctttgaactctggtcctcagtgGGTACTAAGGTCTTTTGGGGAAGCTGAGCTATAGACCatctacttcctgtttcctgctcaGAATGAGGCACCACAggcccagccagccagagcttgCTGCCCCTGTATGAAAGTCCTGTCTCCACTCGTGCTGCTCCAAGCTCCCAACTGTCTGAGAAATCAGTGTCAGGTGACCAAGATGCTCCAAGCCCAGAGCCCTAGCCATCAGGAATGCAGTTCTCCTGCTCCAAAAAGAGACAACTGTTCTTGGCGGCCTAGCCTCAGCTTCCTTCCCCTCGGGGCATCTTTCATCCCCAGGCCCTGCCATGGAGCTCCAGACGGAGCAAGTGTCCCCATGAAGGTGCCTTCCTGTAGGACAGTGGCCACTCCTGAGCCAGATCCCACAGCAGAGACCTCCACACTCATTACAGGCAGCTGAACCATGCGAGTGAGGACCTGCTGTCTTTGGCACTctgaattctttctccttttctttttcctgcctcagtttggTCTTGCTAACAGAATCCACCCTTAGACTCACAGACGTCCCCAACCTACTTCTTCCCCCTCCGCTCCCTTCGTCCCATTCCATCCTGTGGCATCGTCCTGTGCACTGCTTGGGGTATGGGTGAGGTAGGGAGGGGTGCTCTGGGCTGTTCTGTCTTCGCCTCCTACCTACCCCTCCCTTTTAACCTCCACCATCTCTGTATAGATCCATAGACATTTTCAAAGTGGATTAAACATCTGTCCCTATCAATCAGCACCACCACGGGACCTGCCAGGGATCTGCACagcaccctggaaaaagcaaaagccaaTAAATTTGTTTCCCACAGCTCGGTGCGTGGCTGCTTGTCTGTCTACCCATTGGGCACCTTCAGGCACAGATGGAGTCCACCTTCTCAGCCCAAGCTGCTAAGCTCTATCCAGAGCTGGGAGCAGCTCTCAGGCAAAGGGGCGTCATAACAAGCCACCCTTGTTCCAGGGCCCAGGGGCTTTCATGATTGCTGTTAACCAATCAGAAGAAGGGATTGAGCACGATGGGCTGTTTTTCTTGGGGACAAGTGGCTGCCGGTTCCTCAGCATAGCTGCTGACTGATGATACCCACCTCAGAAAGATGAGACAGCCATTGCTGGTGGCACACCTGACACAGAGCCTGGCGTAAGAGCTTCACCCTGAAGGCTAACAGGAAGGGTTGTGGGATGAAGTAGAGATGGAGAAAGTCGGGGAGAGAAGGGACGTGGAGAGGTAGTGGTGAACTCAGGTGTGCCTGAGGCCTCAGCCCCTGAGACACGTGGACACGGCTCTGTCTGAGCCCAGCTGGTGACCTGAAGCACAACTGTCTCCCAAACCACTGACTCCTGGATTTAAGGGCCTAAAATAAAATCTCTAGGGACAGCCATCCTGATTCAGCCCCTGTGGTACAGGctcacacagaaggaaaaacgCAATGGACTGTgttgctgcctcagtttccctccaaACACTAAGCCCTTCAGAGACAAAGCTCTTTGTCAGACCTGTCCTGGACAGACTGACCACAAAGCACAGGAGACAGCCACCAGCCTCCCTACAACCTGGGCCTGAAGGACTCTCCAGGGTGCTGAGACTGACTAACCCTAACCCTGGTCATCTCAGATTCAGCTCTGTCTTCCCTGCCTCCCCgggggctctgtgtgtgtgtgtgtgtgtgtgtgtgtgtgtgtgtgcatgtgtgtgtgtgtgcatgtgtgtgtgtgtgtgcactgtgtgagcatgtgcatgggtgcacatgtgtgtgagtgtgtgcatgtgcatgtgtgcacatgagcgtgtgcacatgtgcgtgtgtatgtgcatgtgcatccaTGTGCTGTTCTCTTTCGCTCTAGAAAAGGCAGTCCGCAGCAGCATCCCCCAATAGGCCCCGTGTGGCTCTGCACACACAGCCCTGAGGATGGTCCTTGAGAGTAGTAGATGGCCTTAGGTGAAACCTGATGAAGTACCAGAAGCCCAAAGTCGCCCACGCTGCAGGAACTCTTGGAAGACCTCGCCTTTACCTCGTAGCCTTCCTGTGCCGTCTGCTCCACCAGCATTCTTATGGCCCTGTGTTCCATCCTCACAATGAGCCCCagacccaggacagctaaagATGGTGAGAGATCCGTGCCAATGTCTACCTCAACCCTGTCCTGCTGCCCACAGAGCCTCTCCCTTGCACTCCCTGCTCTTCTGGTAGCCTTTTGTCTACATTTTGTACCTGATTGCCCTGTTCCTACCCATCCCTTCTGCACCTGCTGCCCGGCAAAGAACCCCATACAGTCCCTGAGGCTACCCCCCATTTTTTCCAAAAGTGACCGAAACCCCAGCATGCTGCCATAAATACAGGCACTTTATTAACATGCACAGTAAGTAGTGAGGAGGCTGGTAGGGACACCAGGAACACGGGCTGTCCCTCCCAGCTAGCacaagaactctgggaggggaaCAGTGGCACTAATGCCATAGGAAGGGGTACCTCAGTACTTCCAGagacagggcagcctgggctcctCAGCTGACCCAGGAGCCCTCCTTACAAGACAGccaaagaagagagactctctccttcctgtgtcaCCTGCAAATCACCTTGAGAGGGTTCTGTCACATCAGAGTTGGGTCTGGGGAATGGGCAGGTACTGCCTACTCTGGTTTCCGTCCTCTGAGCTCTCTGGGATGGGCACAGACACAGGATCCTGGGAGTGCATGTACAGTTTCCCGCAGCAGGGTGGCTCCATCTGAGAAGGGGCCTGCGGGCCCTGGAGGCTCTCACCCAGGGCAGAGACAAGGCCACAATGTCGAAGTCCCTTCCTGTCAGTTGTGCT
The DNA window shown above is from Rattus rattus isolate New Zealand chromosome 5, Rrattus_CSIRO_v1, whole genome shotgun sequence and carries:
- the Fam163b gene encoding protein FAM163B codes for the protein MTAGTVVITGGILATVILLCIIAVLCYCRLQYYCCKKDESEEDEEEPDFAVHSHLPPLHSNRNLVLTNGPALYPAATTSFSQKSPQARALCRSCSHYEPPTFFLQEPEDDDFEGVRNGGGRVAYKSISQEDVELPSASFGGLQALNPNRLSAMREAFSRSRSVSTDV